A genomic region of Magnolia sinica isolate HGM2019 chromosome 6, MsV1, whole genome shotgun sequence contains the following coding sequences:
- the LOC131249812 gene encoding uncharacterized protein LOC131249812: MVAGENDPSECKSWLLMQNRDNVILVTRDPRFESLCGTLDTDGFRKRYNFLFEVELPAEREVIQKSMKKSNDPKVIGELKNHVAWIDKQQRSGSAKSADAKILAEHKKKEREVAKQGKQPFYLKKSQVQEWKLIDKYNHLKATGKLEDFIEKRRRRNAAKDHRHMPYRCVHDSE; the protein is encoded by the exons ATGGTAGCTGGAGAAAACGATCCCAGTGAATGTAAGAGCTGGCTCCTGATGCAGAACAGGGACAATGTAATTCTAG TAACAAGGGACCCTCGTTTTGAATCTTTATGTGGAACGCTTGACACAGATGG GTTCAGGAAGAGATATAATTTCTTATTTGAGGTTGAACTTCCAGCAGAAAGAGAGGTGA TTCAGAAGTCGATGAAAAAGTCAAATGATCCAAAAGTCATTGGAGAATTAAAGAATCACGTTGCTTGGATT GATAAACAACAAAGGTCAGGGTCAGCAAAAAGTGCCGACGCCAAGATTCTAGCAGAgcataagaagaaagaaagagaagtggCAAAGCAGGGAAAACAACCATTTTATCTTAAGAAATCGCAAGTACAGGAATGGAAATTAATTGACAAGTACAATCATCTCAAGGCAACGGGCAAGCTTGAGGACTTCATTGAGAAGCGGAGAAGGAGAAATGCTGCGAAGGACCACCGCCATATGCCCTATCGTTGTGTACATGACAGTGAATAA